A single Filimonas effusa DNA region contains:
- a CDS encoding RagB/SusD family nutrient uptake outer membrane protein, with protein MMKSFKYYLFIAVLVSGISSCNKWLDLKPEDGIVSADFWKTKEQVQSAVIGCYASLLGSPAGVSDRSLAEYLFLWGELRADMISPGPGITNEEQQVINVNILPGNSINSWSAVYRTINYCNTIIDHAAEVQQYDNTFTQTALNNYIAEAKGLRGLLYFYLVRSFGDVPLVLKSTATDEDISPIAKSSKDAVLEQIVTDLKDALEKAPETHGSVTYNAGRLHKYSIATILADVYLWREEYALCISTCDEIIKAGKYQLVEGNSAWFTTLYYNGNSPESIFEFQFDAQKLNTFYPLFATNSKRFLASEKVMEDIYTVDYNDETLTDLRGAAAAVRTSDNSIWKYTGFTYNTLRAQDASYAHWFVYRYSDVLLMKAEACSQSGRGAEALEIVQTIRDRSHALVATERHPAVTDAQEIAAYILEERAREFAFEGKRWYDVLRNARRNNYANLGNLLDMVSGTVPADRQQSALGKYRDYNSHYFPVYEPELLKNSLLKQNPFYE; from the coding sequence ATGATGAAATCTTTCAAATACTATCTATTCATAGCAGTACTGGTATCTGGCATTTCTTCCTGCAATAAATGGCTGGATCTGAAACCTGAAGACGGTATTGTGAGTGCCGACTTCTGGAAAACAAAAGAGCAGGTACAATCTGCAGTAATAGGATGTTATGCGTCGCTGTTAGGCTCTCCGGCAGGCGTTTCGGACCGCTCTTTAGCAGAATATCTTTTCCTCTGGGGGGAGCTGAGGGCCGACATGATCAGTCCCGGCCCGGGCATTACCAATGAGGAGCAACAAGTCATCAACGTCAATATTCTCCCCGGCAACAGTATCAACAGCTGGAGCGCTGTTTACCGTACCATCAACTATTGCAATACGATCATAGACCATGCTGCCGAAGTGCAACAGTACGACAATACCTTTACCCAAACTGCATTGAACAATTACATTGCAGAAGCAAAAGGGCTGCGTGGACTTTTATATTTTTACCTGGTACGCAGTTTTGGAGATGTACCACTGGTACTCAAGTCTACCGCAACGGATGAAGATATCAGTCCTATTGCCAAAAGCAGCAAAGACGCGGTTCTTGAACAGATCGTTACCGACCTGAAAGATGCATTGGAGAAAGCCCCGGAAACACATGGCAGCGTTACTTACAATGCAGGCCGGCTTCACAAGTATTCCATTGCTACCATACTCGCCGATGTTTATCTCTGGCGTGAAGAATATGCATTATGTATCAGCACCTGTGATGAAATAATCAAAGCCGGCAAATACCAACTTGTTGAAGGCAACAGTGCCTGGTTTACCACCTTGTATTATAATGGCAATTCGCCGGAGAGTATTTTCGAGTTCCAGTTCGACGCACAGAAACTGAATACCTTCTATCCCCTATTCGCTACCAATTCGAAAAGGTTCCTGGCTTCAGAAAAGGTAATGGAAGATATTTATACGGTAGACTATAATGATGAGACCTTAACTGACTTACGAGGTGCTGCCGCCGCTGTTCGTACCAGCGACAACTCTATCTGGAAATATACCGGTTTTACCTACAATACGCTGCGTGCGCAGGACGCCTCTTATGCGCATTGGTTCGTATACCGCTACAGCGATGTGCTGCTGATGAAAGCAGAAGCCTGCTCACAGTCTGGCAGAGGTGCGGAGGCATTGGAAATAGTACAAACCATCAGAGACCGAAGCCATGCGCTGGTAGCCACGGAGCGCCATCCTGCTGTTACCGATGCACAGGAAATAGCCGCTTATATACTTGAAGAAAGGGCACGTGAATTTGCTTTCGAAGGCAAACGTTGGTATGATGTATTACGTAATGCCCGCAGGAACAACTATGCCAACCTGGGCAACCTGCTGGATATGGTTTCGGGGACTGTACCGGCAGACAGACAACAGTCGGCACTAGGCAAGTACCGCGATTATAACAGCCATTATTTCCCTGTGTATGAGCCTGAGTTACTGAAGAATTCTTTATTAAAACAGAATCCATTTTATGAATAG
- a CDS encoding fasciclin domain-containing protein — MNRYSYTYFILVLFLLSACKKEWNSHNGITDEGVKENLFEKIGRDSSLSLFRDLLVRSGYDTIINTSPSYTVWAPSNEALRKIDPALLANDSIVKQLVAGHISLLAYQTTEPAPSLRIQTLAGKYHSFTATSFGEDHAVITAANEYARNGILHHINGVVVPRRNIWEYLQYSSAGQRQKVFLQSLSYNGTDSLSGKTVIKNRFLEQVAGIHNEAKQYTYFVLQDAVYEEAITALKPHFITSTVDSTDSLSNWWLVKDLVAEGLYEEDNLPDTLLSVSQVKIPVDKNNIVSSYKASNGIVYVLRRPATPLSLKFPTLIIEGENPAGFSRTDKTANIFYRVKADPSGKVFRDIQVYGHATPLFYIRYQPAQVPAGTYKVYWRAVAGNSDAQTVSFEQRVAFSQADATGFSYKAVTLNNYEEVYLGEYTVTRFGSLPVYLVAANSATAGVNTLSLDYLKLVPSF; from the coding sequence ATGAATAGATACTCTTATACTTATTTCATACTGGTGCTTTTCCTGCTCAGCGCCTGCAAAAAAGAATGGAACAGCCATAACGGCATCACCGATGAAGGTGTAAAAGAAAACCTGTTTGAAAAGATTGGCCGGGACAGCAGCCTCAGTTTATTCCGCGACCTATTAGTGAGATCTGGTTATGATACGATCATCAACACATCGCCTTCCTATACGGTGTGGGCGCCCAGTAATGAAGCGTTACGCAAAATTGATCCTGCTTTACTAGCCAATGACAGTATCGTAAAACAACTAGTTGCCGGGCATATCAGCCTGCTGGCCTATCAAACAACGGAGCCTGCTCCTTCCTTACGCATACAAACACTCGCCGGCAAATATCATTCTTTCACTGCAACCAGCTTTGGAGAAGACCATGCGGTTATTACTGCTGCGAATGAATACGCCCGTAATGGTATTCTACATCATATTAATGGCGTAGTTGTACCACGACGGAATATCTGGGAATATCTACAATATAGTTCTGCAGGACAACGTCAGAAGGTATTTCTGCAATCGCTCAGCTACAACGGAACAGATAGCCTTTCCGGAAAAACTGTCATCAAAAACCGTTTCCTGGAGCAGGTAGCCGGTATACATAATGAAGCCAAGCAATATACTTATTTCGTTTTGCAGGATGCTGTTTACGAGGAAGCTATAACAGCGTTAAAGCCTCATTTCATTACCAGTACTGTTGACAGCACCGACTCATTATCCAACTGGTGGCTGGTGAAGGACCTGGTTGCAGAAGGGTTGTATGAAGAAGACAATTTGCCTGATACTTTACTCTCCGTATCGCAGGTAAAGATACCGGTAGACAAGAACAATATCGTTTCTTCCTATAAAGCCAGTAACGGCATTGTTTATGTGCTTCGCAGGCCTGCTACACCTCTTTCTCTTAAATTCCCGACACTCATTATAGAGGGAGAAAATCCGGCTGGATTCAGCCGTACGGATAAAACAGCAAATATCTTTTATCGTGTTAAGGCAGATCCATCGGGTAAGGTGTTCAGAGATATACAGGTTTATGGGCATGCTACTCCCCTGTTTTATATCCGTTATCAACCGGCGCAGGTACCTGCAGGCACCTATAAAGTTTACTGGCGTGCCGTAGCCGGTAACAGCGATGCCCAAACGGTAAGCTTCGAGCAACGGGTTGCTTTTAGCCAGGCAGATGCTACCGGGTTTAGTTACAAAGCAGTTACACTCAACAACTACGAGGAGGTTTACCTGGGAGAATATACCGTTACACGCTTTGGTTCGTTGCCTGTTTACCTGGTAGCAGCCAACTCCGCCACAGCCGGGGTTAATACCTTATCACTTGACTACCTAAAGCTGGTACCCAGCTTTTAA
- a CDS encoding SusC/RagA family TonB-linked outer membrane protein, which translates to MKILRILTLLLLLHSTGTSLPAQDLALVTGTVSDAHTGKPIAGITVAYEDGASTLTDDKGSFQLRVANYLVSLTISGSGYQVLSLPLKNRKQVHVSLYEAGFTSFYSEVRFPDRTRSLHQSASSLGTVNTGGAWQAGTESPDNYLQGRIPGLTVTRRSGTPGAGANLLLRGYTSLHASNQPLLVVDGVIYDNSSYGNSIIGGHTANPLQNIDIKDISQVTVVKDAVNTYGTKAANGVIFITTEHAKELATRIDFAAYQGMNLTPAQLPVMGTSDYRTYLADLFKSGGYTSEQLANLPYLNDDIASSTYHTYHNNTNWQDQVLRRGSINNYYLKVTGGDDIARYALFMGYGRNSSITDNTQLSSYRTRFNADLNLSPKLTATANLSFSYNEQSLKDQGLSFKTNPIYVSLVKAPLLAVHDIDENGVRSPNLADTDIFGVSNPQSLTGTAKAADKNYRFFGSIQANYRFNSRWQLSSLTGLIYGKIRENTFLPRKGIADDTLHNAVADSRLGSRVQRLFNIYNDTRLNYSASYHQNYRVNAAIGLRYQQTEAEEDYTLGYNSATDNLISVGNGANALRVVGGDIGRSRWLNTYLSIEQQLKQRYIAQFTLTADASSRFGRDISGVPAVGGNKLAVLPALGLSWLLSSEPFMDHAAFIDLLKLRGSYGLTGNDDIGNYDARKYYVSQNLLGLQGLVRGNIGNPGLQWELVKKLNLGVDAALFQQRLQFSVDVYKNNTSKLLLYEPLAAATGFNFVKANRGAMQTSGIDIRLGGRVLNGPLTWDVNLLVSTYRNKITSLSGSSPIITSYGGASYITQEGSAANLFYGWRTKGIYTTHEAAAAEGYSVITANGNTVAFQGGDIRFDDINGDKRIDEADRVVIGNPNPDYTGSIGSSLNYKRWSLDLLFTFSQGNDVFNYTRAVLESASGTNNQLLSVVNRWRADGQHTDIPRVSMGDATGNARFSDRWIEDGSYLRLRTVTLAYDIPVETRLLRYAKVYLSAYNLLTFTRYLGYDPEYAANSSLYSMGSDTGPEPLYKTIQLGLRVGL; encoded by the coding sequence ATGAAAATATTAAGAATACTCACACTGCTGCTACTGTTACATTCAACAGGTACGTCATTGCCGGCCCAGGATCTGGCGCTGGTTACCGGCACCGTTTCCGATGCCCATACCGGCAAACCTATTGCCGGTATTACAGTAGCTTATGAAGATGGCGCCAGTACGCTTACAGACGACAAAGGCAGCTTTCAGCTACGGGTTGCCAACTATCTTGTTTCTCTTACTATTTCAGGCAGCGGCTACCAGGTTTTATCCCTGCCTTTAAAAAACCGGAAACAGGTACATGTATCGCTGTATGAAGCGGGATTTACATCATTCTACAGCGAGGTTAGGTTTCCAGACAGAACAAGATCTTTACATCAGTCAGCCAGTAGCCTTGGGACAGTGAATACCGGCGGTGCCTGGCAAGCGGGAACCGAATCGCCCGACAACTATTTGCAGGGCAGGATACCAGGGCTTACTGTTACGCGGCGGTCAGGAACGCCGGGAGCAGGCGCCAACTTATTATTACGTGGTTATACTTCGCTACATGCCAGCAACCAGCCCTTACTTGTAGTTGACGGCGTTATTTATGACAACAGCAGCTATGGGAATTCCATCATTGGTGGACATACAGCGAATCCACTTCAAAATATAGACATAAAAGATATCAGCCAGGTTACTGTTGTAAAAGACGCAGTGAACACTTACGGAACCAAAGCTGCCAACGGCGTTATTTTCATTACAACAGAACATGCCAAAGAACTTGCCACGCGTATAGACTTTGCCGCTTACCAGGGCATGAACCTCACCCCTGCTCAATTACCTGTTATGGGCACCTCCGATTACCGCACTTACCTGGCCGACCTATTCAAAAGCGGCGGCTACACGAGTGAACAACTGGCCAATCTTCCCTATCTCAATGATGATATTGCCAGCAGCACTTATCATACCTATCACAATAATACCAACTGGCAGGACCAGGTATTGCGGCGGGGCAGCATCAACAATTATTACCTGAAAGTTACCGGCGGCGATGATATTGCGCGTTATGCTTTGTTTATGGGTTACGGCCGTAACAGCAGTATTACCGATAATACACAACTCTCTTCTTACCGTACCCGTTTCAATGCCGATCTCAACCTTAGTCCCAAGCTTACAGCGACCGCCAATTTATCTTTTTCCTATAATGAGCAGTCTTTAAAAGACCAGGGATTAAGTTTTAAAACCAACCCGATATATGTATCGCTGGTAAAGGCTCCCCTACTGGCAGTTCATGATATCGATGAAAACGGGGTAAGATCGCCTAACCTGGCAGATACCGATATATTTGGCGTCAGTAATCCCCAAAGTCTTACAGGTACTGCCAAAGCAGCCGATAAGAACTACCGGTTCTTTGGATCGATACAAGCTAATTATCGTTTTAACAGTCGCTGGCAACTGTCTTCCCTTACGGGCCTTATCTATGGCAAGATCCGGGAGAATACATTTCTACCACGTAAAGGCATTGCCGACGATACATTGCATAACGCGGTAGCCGACAGCAGGCTTGGCAGCCGGGTTCAACGTTTATTCAACATTTACAACGATACCCGACTGAACTATTCTGCCAGCTATCATCAGAACTATCGCGTGAATGCGGCTATCGGCTTACGTTATCAACAAACAGAAGCCGAAGAAGACTATACACTTGGTTACAATTCAGCCACCGACAATCTCATCAGTGTAGGTAATGGCGCCAATGCCTTACGGGTAGTAGGCGGCGATATCGGGAGGTCGAGGTGGTTGAATACCTACCTTAGCATAGAACAACAATTGAAGCAACGTTATATTGCTCAATTCACGTTAACTGCAGATGCCTCGTCCCGCTTTGGCCGCGACATTTCCGGCGTACCTGCCGTAGGAGGCAACAAACTGGCTGTATTACCGGCATTGGGCCTCAGCTGGTTGCTTTCTTCAGAGCCTTTTATGGATCATGCGGCATTTATAGACCTATTGAAATTAAGGGGTAGCTATGGCCTTACCGGCAATGATGATATCGGCAATTACGATGCCCGCAAGTATTATGTATCGCAAAATTTGCTGGGGTTACAAGGTTTGGTACGTGGCAACATCGGCAATCCGGGTCTTCAATGGGAACTGGTAAAGAAGTTAAACCTGGGTGTGGATGCAGCGTTATTTCAACAACGTCTTCAATTCAGCGTGGACGTGTATAAAAACAACACGAGTAAATTATTGCTTTACGAACCACTTGCGGCTGCAACAGGATTCAATTTCGTTAAAGCCAACCGGGGCGCCATGCAAACCAGCGGTATAGATATTCGCCTTGGCGGACGTGTTTTAAACGGCCCCCTTACCTGGGATGTCAATTTGCTGGTTTCAACATATCGTAATAAGATCACCAGTCTTTCAGGCAGTTCACCCATTATCACGAGCTATGGCGGGGCTTCCTATATTACGCAGGAAGGCAGTGCGGCCAACCTGTTTTATGGCTGGCGTACAAAAGGCATTTACACTACACATGAGGCAGCTGCTGCCGAGGGGTACAGCGTGATAACTGCCAATGGCAACACAGTGGCGTTTCAGGGCGGCGATATACGTTTCGACGATATCAATGGCGATAAACGTATAGACGAGGCAGACCGAGTTGTCATAGGCAACCCCAACCCTGATTACACAGGTAGTATCGGGTCTTCTTTGAACTATAAACGCTGGAGCCTTGATCTGTTGTTTACGTTCAGCCAAGGTAATGATGTATTCAACTACACACGCGCTGTACTTGAATCGGCCTCGGGTACCAATAACCAATTGTTAAGCGTAGTCAACCGCTGGCGCGCAGATGGCCAGCACACTGATATACCCCGTGTATCGATGGGTGATGCGACAGGAAACGCCCGTTTTTCGGACCGGTGGATAGAAGACGGCTCTTATCTGCGCCTGCGTACTGTTACACTGGCTTACGATATACCTGTTGAAACACGGCTGCTCCGTTATGCGAAAGTTTATCTCAGCGCCTACAACCTACTTACGTTTACCCGTTATCTTGGTTATGATCCCGAATACGCTGCCAACAGCAGCCTTTATAGCATGGGCAGCGACACCGGTCCCGAGCCCTTGTATAAAACTATTCAATTAGGGCTGAGAGTTGGTTTGTAA
- a CDS encoding RagB/SusD family nutrient uptake outer membrane protein, giving the protein MLVKNIILSLLLLLVFSSCRKTLEVLPETTLDESQVYRNVYDADAAVIGIYGQLSGLARQYVVLNELRGDLLTVTSNADTSLQQIAGHRVSSGNPYADPRPFYKVILNCNDVLKNFDIMLRDKKMTTSEYNSRYADIATLRCWLYLQLGIHFGEIPYVTDAIENINDLKDASRFPRVSFRQLLTSLIGTMEGLPTLEVYPTGSTLLTTADNTITNKFFVNKQCLLGDLYLWHNDYTKAATAYRAVMETNTASGDFDTYKIRIADVASNNDLAVGYIRYREQDINALINNNTQGWKSMFIRSRDDLWNTEWLWVLPFNSNFAPEEPFAELFSPYAGYLLKPSARALHNWNSQVQNNGFPFDARGIFSADTTSAVPAVRKYTYHYNIEQPLVKNSSWFLYRAAVVHLRYAEAANRDGRGKIAWALLNTGIGSTYDDASQTDKTNLMQTFDSPPYDFDARNGTAPYFRGPWHRNGGIRGRAYLQPLSISLQQNTTALEDALVNESALELAFEGHRWPDLLRIALRRNDAGYLAAQTGDSRLLDPSNWYLPFNWNP; this is encoded by the coding sequence ATGCTAGTTAAAAATATAATTCTTTCGCTGTTGCTGCTTTTGGTGTTCAGCTCCTGCCGTAAAACGCTGGAGGTGTTACCAGAGACCACACTGGACGAATCGCAGGTGTACAGGAATGTTTACGATGCGGATGCAGCAGTAATAGGTATTTACGGGCAACTTTCGGGGCTTGCACGTCAATATGTTGTGCTGAACGAGTTGCGTGGCGATTTGCTTACCGTGACATCGAACGCCGACACATCGTTACAGCAGATAGCCGGACACCGGGTTTCCAGCGGCAACCCTTATGCCGATCCGAGGCCTTTTTATAAGGTTATCCTCAACTGTAACGATGTACTAAAAAACTTCGACATCATGCTGCGGGATAAAAAAATGACGACGTCTGAATATAACAGCCGTTATGCCGACATCGCCACTTTACGTTGCTGGCTATACCTGCAGCTGGGCATTCATTTTGGCGAAATACCCTATGTTACAGATGCCATTGAAAACATCAATGATCTGAAGGACGCCAGCCGTTTCCCCCGTGTATCGTTCCGCCAGTTGTTGACATCCCTGATCGGAACGATGGAGGGATTGCCTACATTGGAAGTATATCCTACCGGCAGCACCCTGCTTACCACGGCGGACAATACCATTACCAACAAATTTTTCGTGAATAAACAATGCCTGCTGGGCGACCTGTACCTATGGCACAATGATTACACGAAAGCAGCCACCGCTTACCGTGCCGTAATGGAAACCAATACAGCAAGCGGCGATTTCGACACCTATAAGATCAGGATAGCGGATGTAGCTTCCAATAACGATCTGGCGGTTGGTTATATCCGTTATCGCGAACAAGACATCAATGCTTTGATCAATAACAACACGCAGGGCTGGAAATCGATGTTTATCCGTTCGCGCGACGACTTATGGAATACAGAATGGTTGTGGGTGCTGCCTTTCAACAGCAACTTTGCCCCGGAAGAACCTTTTGCAGAACTGTTCTCGCCATATGCCGGCTACTTATTGAAACCCTCTGCCCGGGCATTGCATAACTGGAACAGCCAGGTGCAAAACAATGGCTTTCCCTTTGACGCAAGAGGTATATTTAGTGCCGATACTACCAGCGCCGTTCCTGCTGTCAGGAAATATACGTACCATTACAATATTGAACAGCCGCTGGTGAAAAACAGCAGTTGGTTTTTGTATCGTGCAGCGGTAGTTCATCTGCGTTATGCAGAAGCAGCGAACAGGGACGGTCGTGGTAAGATAGCCTGGGCATTGCTGAATACCGGCATAGGCAGTACTTATGATGATGCGTCTCAGACTGATAAAACCAACCTGATGCAAACCTTCGACAGCCCTCCATATGATTTTGATGCCCGCAATGGCACCGCTCCTTATTTCCGGGGTCCCTGGCACCGTAATGGTGGTATCCGGGGCCGTGCTTACCTGCAGCCGCTCAGCATTTCGTTACAGCAAAACACAACAGCACTGGAAGATGCACTGGTAAATGAAAGCGCGCTTGAACTAGCGTTTGAAGGGCATCGCTGGCCGGATCTGTTGCGTATTGCGCTGCGGAGAAATGACGCAGGTTACCTGGCTGCCCAAACCGGTGATAGCCGATTGCTCGATCCATCGAACTGGTACCTGCCTTTTAACTGGAATCCCTAA
- a CDS encoding rhamnogalacturonan lyase family protein, whose protein sequence is MKSLPYICVLLLLCSFLPYQLLSQRQMEKLDRGIVAVRTGEHTAFVSWRLLGTESPDIGFDIYKQPGKGRIVQLNKSPLKGPTHFIDSLVDFKYNNTYIVKPVLPKNQLATAVAGQYVLPAGTPIRQYLSIPLQQPAGGVSADGQSYSYSANDASAADLDGDGIYEIILKWEPSNAKNPPQTGFTGNQLIDAYKLDGTHLWRIDLGRNIRSGAAYTQFLVYDFDGDGKAELVCKTADGTIDGSGKVIGDSTKDWRTYTKGATYGKIVDGPEYLTVFDGITGAAMVTSDFIPNRYPLDGWGGIGGNGRNDNSGGRSDRFTAGVAYLDGIHPSIVYVRGWYGRSVVAAWDWRNGALTSRWVFDTKDGKNPYSGMANHSVTVGDVDHDGKDEICVGAMTVDDNGQGLYTTGLRHGDALHLSVMHPDSTALQVYGIHENEDSATDATGRPGVALFNAANGQILWRLFPGEDVGRGVAADIDPRHPGFENWGGPGGLRDFYGKEISPVAPSSTNFVVWWDGDLTRELLDKNRIDKWDWTQNKTINLFTAEGCVSNNGTKATPALSADLFGDWREEVIWRTADNKELRIYTTTIPTSHRLTTLMHDPQYRVAIAWQNVGYNQPPHPGFYLGAGMRSTPSGQEIGLASSRGSENRLSKDANEKGKLLYASHFSDPSSLQQWHTEMEALPASKVAIQNGQLVLDTKGGVTVWLAKKLKGNLRIEYSRKVVLGDGVNDRVSDLNQFWMASDPRQTNLFTRSGAFSSYDSLQLYYVGMGGNTNSTTRFRKYVGDGSKPLVAEYTDSAHLLVPNKEYQVTIIVKNGTTSYWVNGERYFHYTDPAPLKEGYFGFRSTFSRQEISDIKIYQLP, encoded by the coding sequence ATGAAAAGCCTACCATATATCTGCGTTTTATTATTGTTATGCTCATTTCTTCCTTACCAGTTACTATCGCAACGCCAGATGGAAAAACTGGACAGGGGTATTGTAGCTGTGAGAACCGGAGAACACACCGCTTTTGTAAGCTGGCGTTTACTTGGGACTGAGTCGCCGGATATTGGCTTCGATATTTATAAGCAACCGGGGAAAGGCAGGATTGTGCAGTTAAACAAAAGTCCCCTGAAAGGCCCGACACATTTTATCGACAGCCTGGTGGATTTTAAATACAACAACACGTATATCGTAAAGCCAGTATTACCGAAGAACCAGCTGGCGACAGCAGTGGCCGGGCAATATGTATTACCGGCCGGAACACCTATACGTCAATACCTGTCCATTCCTTTACAGCAACCGGCGGGAGGCGTAAGTGCGGACGGGCAATCTTATAGTTATAGTGCCAATGACGCCAGTGCAGCAGATCTCGATGGTGATGGCATTTATGAAATCATACTCAAATGGGAGCCTTCGAACGCCAAGAATCCACCACAAACAGGCTTCACGGGCAACCAGCTCATCGATGCCTACAAACTTGACGGAACACACTTATGGCGTATAGATCTTGGGCGAAATATCCGTTCAGGAGCCGCCTACACGCAGTTCCTGGTGTATGATTTCGACGGCGATGGAAAAGCAGAGCTGGTGTGCAAAACAGCGGACGGCACTATTGACGGCAGCGGTAAAGTAATTGGGGATAGTACCAAAGACTGGCGCACCTATACAAAGGGAGCTACCTATGGTAAAATCGTTGATGGCCCAGAATATCTTACCGTATTCGATGGCATTACGGGCGCTGCTATGGTTACTTCCGATTTCATTCCCAACCGCTATCCTTTGGACGGCTGGGGTGGTATTGGCGGTAACGGGCGAAATGATAACAGTGGTGGCCGTTCGGACCGTTTCACTGCGGGTGTCGCTTATCTTGATGGTATTCACCCCAGCATTGTATATGTACGGGGCTGGTATGGCCGTTCTGTTGTAGCTGCCTGGGATTGGCGAAATGGTGCCTTAACCAGCCGCTGGGTATTTGATACGAAGGATGGCAAGAATCCTTATTCCGGCATGGCCAATCATAGTGTAACAGTAGGTGATGTAGACCATGACGGTAAAGATGAAATATGCGTAGGCGCCATGACCGTTGATGACAATGGTCAAGGGCTTTATACCACAGGTTTGCGTCATGGCGATGCGTTGCATCTTAGCGTGATGCACCCGGACAGTACTGCTTTGCAGGTATATGGCATACATGAAAACGAAGACAGTGCTACCGATGCTACCGGCAGGCCCGGCGTGGCCCTGTTCAATGCCGCCAACGGACAAATATTATGGCGTCTTTTCCCCGGTGAAGACGTTGGCCGCGGCGTTGCTGCGGACATAGATCCCAGGCATCCGGGTTTCGAGAACTGGGGCGGCCCTGGTGGCTTACGTGATTTCTACGGCAAAGAGATTTCGCCCGTAGCCCCCTCCTCTACCAATTTCGTAGTGTGGTGGGATGGCGATCTTACGCGGGAGTTGCTCGATAAGAACCGTATCGATAAATGGGACTGGACACAAAACAAAACCATTAACCTGTTTACAGCGGAGGGTTGTGTTTCCAACAACGGCACGAAAGCCACTCCGGCTCTCAGTGCCGATTTATTCGGCGACTGGCGTGAAGAAGTGATATGGCGCACGGCAGATAATAAAGAGTTACGTATTTATACCACTACTATACCGACCTCTCATCGTCTTACTACATTAATGCATGATCCACAATATCGCGTGGCCATAGCCTGGCAGAATGTTGGCTATAACCAGCCTCCTCATCCGGGCTTTTACCTGGGTGCAGGTATGCGGTCAACGCCTTCCGGGCAAGAGATTGGTTTAGCCTCTTCGCGTGGTAGCGAAAACCGCCTTTCAAAAGATGCAAATGAAAAAGGGAAGTTGCTCTATGCGTCCCATTTCTCCGATCCATCTTCTTTACAGCAATGGCATACAGAGATGGAAGCGCTTCCGGCTTCAAAAGTAGCGATACAAAACGGGCAATTGGTATTAGACACAAAAGGAGGCGTTACCGTGTGGCTTGCTAAAAAATTAAAAGGAAATCTTCGCATTGAATATAGCAGAAAGGTGGTTCTTGGAGATGGCGTCAATGACCGGGTATCCGATCTCAACCAGTTCTGGATGGCCAGCGATCCCAGGCAGACCAACCTGTTCACGCGGTCAGGCGCATTCAGTTCTTACGATTCGCTTCAACTGTATTATGTTGGCATGGGCGGCAACACCAACAGCACTACCCGTTTCCGTAAGTACGTGGGAGACGGCAGCAAACCACTCGTTGCCGAGTATACCGACAGCGCTCATTTGCTGGTGCCGAATAAAGAGTACCAGGTTACCATTATCGTTAAAAACGGCACCACCAGTTATTGGGTAAATGGCGAACGTTATTTTCATTATACCGATCCTGCTCCACTCAAAGAAGGTTACTTTGGATTCAGATCTACCTTTTCAAGACAGGAAATCAGCGATATCAAGATTTATCAACTTCCATAA